The Flavobacterium piscisymbiosum genome includes a region encoding these proteins:
- a CDS encoding tetratricopeptide repeat protein: protein MQLSNEEEDYNLSLSKFESMLKTNKVLFFDSEEFEEIILHYLDIGKANLAKKALKLALDQHPKSTGLKLVQVEMLVYDDKLEIAEKLLNELYAIEPNNEEIYIQKANICSKRDQHEKAVELLKIALQYTDDYADVYNLIGMEYLFMDNLEMAKDSFIKCLEEDLEDQSALYNVVYCFEFLDQNQEAIVYLNEYINKNPYSEIAWHQLGRLHYGVKEYENAIRAFDYATLIDDEFLGAFMEKAKAYERLKKYAEAIESYNRTIELDDATSYALLRIGKCYEKLGNAVKALQYYNQTVHEDPLLDKGWIAITDFYVRQKNFQKALFFVNKALAIDNQNRLYWKRYATINKQMNFFEEAEFGYRKAVEFGDYALDTWLFWVDILQFLGEFESAIQTLLQATEYFPEENEIEYRLAGLYFMIQDNTKAKFHLSNGLRLNFDNYILIEDLFPVVWSKKTVKNYIEKHRKQ from the coding sequence ATGCAATTAAGCAACGAAGAAGAAGATTATAACCTATCCCTATCCAAATTTGAGTCGATGTTAAAAACTAACAAAGTACTCTTTTTTGATTCTGAAGAATTCGAAGAAATTATTCTTCATTATTTAGACATAGGTAAGGCTAATTTAGCAAAGAAGGCCTTGAAACTTGCATTAGATCAACACCCAAAATCTACGGGCTTAAAATTAGTACAAGTAGAAATGTTGGTTTACGACGACAAACTAGAGATCGCCGAGAAGCTCTTAAATGAGCTATATGCAATCGAACCTAATAACGAGGAAATTTACATCCAGAAAGCCAATATCTGTTCTAAGAGAGATCAACACGAAAAAGCGGTAGAGCTACTTAAAATTGCCCTGCAATATACTGATGACTACGCTGACGTGTACAACTTGATTGGAATGGAATATCTTTTTATGGATAACCTCGAGATGGCAAAAGACAGTTTTATCAAATGTCTTGAAGAAGATTTAGAAGATCAGTCGGCCTTGTATAACGTGGTATATTGTTTTGAATTTTTAGATCAAAACCAGGAAGCCATTGTTTACTTAAACGAGTACATCAATAAAAACCCATATAGCGAAATCGCCTGGCACCAGCTTGGTCGTTTGCATTATGGCGTAAAAGAATATGAAAACGCCATTCGCGCTTTTGACTATGCAACCCTAATCGACGATGAGTTTTTAGGTGCTTTCATGGAAAAAGCAAAAGCCTATGAGCGTCTTAAAAAATACGCTGAAGCTATTGAAAGCTATAACAGAACCATCGAGTTAGACGATGCTACTTCTTATGCTCTATTGCGTATCGGTAAATGCTACGAAAAACTTGGTAATGCAGTAAAAGCACTTCAATATTACAATCAAACTGTACATGAAGATCCGCTTTTAGACAAAGGATGGATTGCCATTACTGATTTTTATGTTCGCCAGAAAAACTTTCAAAAAGCCTTATTTTTTGTCAATAAAGCATTAGCAATCGACAATCAAAATCGTTTGTACTGGAAACGTTATGCGACGATCAATAAACAAATGAACTTTTTTGAAGAAGCAGAGTTTGGTTATAGAAAAGCAGTAGAATTTGGAGATTATGCCTTAGATACCTGGTTGTTTTGGGTTGATATTCTTCAGTTTTTAGGTGAATTCGAAAGCGCTATTCAGACTTTATTACAAGCTACAGAATATTTTCCGGAAGAAAACGAAATCGAATATCGTTTGGCAGGATTGTATTTTATGATTCAGGATAATACCAAAGCAAAATTCCATTTAAGCAATGGCTTGCGTTTAAACTTTGATAATTACATCCTAATCGAAGATTTATTTCCGGTAGTATGGTCAAAAAAGACAGTTAAAAATTATATAGAAAAACATAGAAAACAATAA
- a CDS encoding aspartate aminotransferase family protein has translation MNPDFIKYQAQTSPYPLGMEVSHAVGSYIYDTNDKKYLDFVAGVSACTLGHQHPRVNQAIKDQLDKYSHVMVYGEYSQSPAVQYCKLLASLLPESLNKTYLVNSGTEAIEGALKLAKRTTGRSQLISCHNAYHGNTMGSMSVMGFEERKQAFRPLLPDVDFITFNNEEDLQKITTRTAAILLETIQGGAGFIQPENNYLQKVRKRCDEVGAMMIVDEIQPGFGRTGKLFGFQNYDVVPDIVVMGKGMGGGMPVGAFTASAEKMDLLTENPKLGHITTFGGHPVIASACLATLQELTETNLMQDALNKEKLFRSLLVHPLIKEVRGKGLMLAAMTETAEITNEVILNCQDKGLILFWLLFEGCAIRITPPLTISDEEIKEGCAIILNVMDEIMKKEQAV, from the coding sequence GTGAATCCAGATTTTATAAAATACCAGGCACAAACTTCCCCTTACCCACTAGGAATGGAAGTTTCTCACGCCGTTGGTTCCTATATTTACGACACAAACGATAAAAAATATTTAGATTTTGTTGCTGGAGTTTCGGCTTGTACACTTGGGCATCAACATCCTAGAGTCAATCAGGCGATCAAAGATCAGCTGGACAAATATTCGCACGTCATGGTTTATGGCGAATATTCGCAAAGTCCTGCCGTTCAATATTGCAAATTACTGGCTTCACTCCTGCCCGAATCTCTAAACAAAACCTATTTAGTCAATTCAGGTACAGAAGCTATCGAAGGCGCACTTAAATTAGCAAAAAGAACAACAGGACGCAGTCAATTGATTTCTTGTCATAACGCGTATCATGGTAACACGATGGGTTCTATGAGCGTTATGGGATTCGAGGAACGCAAACAAGCCTTTCGACCTTTGCTTCCGGATGTTGATTTTATCACCTTCAATAACGAAGAAGATTTACAAAAAATAACCACCAGAACAGCCGCTATACTTTTAGAAACCATTCAGGGAGGAGCCGGATTTATTCAGCCCGAAAATAATTATCTGCAAAAAGTGCGTAAACGCTGTGATGAAGTTGGAGCCATGATGATTGTTGATGAAATTCAGCCCGGATTTGGAAGAACTGGTAAACTATTTGGTTTTCAGAACTATGATGTCGTTCCCGATATTGTCGTTATGGGAAAAGGAATGGGTGGCGGAATGCCCGTAGGTGCTTTTACAGCCTCGGCAGAAAAAATGGATCTCTTAACCGAAAACCCTAAACTAGGCCATATCACCACTTTTGGAGGTCATCCTGTCATTGCGTCAGCCTGTTTAGCTACTTTGCAGGAATTAACTGAAACAAATTTAATGCAAGACGCCTTAAATAAAGAAAAACTCTTTAGATCGCTTTTGGTACATCCTTTGATAAAGGAAGTTAGAGGAAAAGGATTAATGCTTGCCGCAATGACCGAAACTGCCGAAATAACAAACGAAGTTATTTTAAACTGTCAGGACAAAGGGCTTATTTTATTCTGGTTGCTGTTTGAAGGATGCGCAATACGAATAACACCACCGTTAACCATTTCTGATGAAGAAATAAAAGAAGGTTGTGCCATAATCTTAAACGTTATGGATGAAATCATGAAAAAAGAACAAGCAGTTTAA
- a CDS encoding OstA-like protein has translation MKKSLFFISYCLLLLSVQSIFAQAPKPKTINIENADLVEVNEDLVPDGVLLTGNVKVNHDGIVLTCNKAYVFKKENYLKAFGNVQLVQGDTLFLNSKYAEYSGNSKKAFATGDAVMSSPDATLQTDTINFDRNIQQVFYNTKGTIVNKDNTLVSKSGRYFVAEKKFQFLTEVTITNPKYVIKSNHLDYYSNSGHTYLFGPSTITSKTNYIYTEKGFYDTKKNLAHFLRKSYIKYDDRLIEGDSLYYNRNIEFASATRNVKITDSINKGIVKGHYAEIYKLKDSMYVTKRAVAINLVEKDSVYIHGQKLMVTGKEGERILRAFKNVRFYKIDMSGKCDSIHSDSKSALTKLIGNPILWNGESQITGDIMHLIGDNTTKKLDSLKVLNNTFIVSRDTLGTGYNQVKGLNLFGKFKEGKLHDVDVIKNTEVVYYMRNDANELIGINKNVSSKINLILENNDIETITFFNKVDGDVYPEADLPENARKLKGLKWRGDERIKSKDDIFTAEDNELNDKLVQEGKDQEAKDKTTPMKVRKETLDYDKKKPAAKTSTTKAATKTKK, from the coding sequence TTGAAGAAATCACTATTTTTCATATCCTATTGTTTGCTATTATTAAGCGTTCAATCCATTTTTGCTCAGGCACCAAAGCCAAAAACAATTAATATTGAAAATGCAGATTTGGTAGAAGTCAATGAAGACTTAGTTCCTGACGGAGTTCTATTGACTGGAAATGTAAAAGTAAATCATGACGGGATCGTATTAACCTGCAATAAAGCCTACGTTTTTAAGAAAGAAAACTACCTTAAAGCATTTGGAAATGTACAATTAGTACAAGGTGATACTTTATTCCTGAACAGTAAATATGCAGAATATAGCGGAAATTCAAAGAAAGCTTTCGCCACCGGAGATGCTGTTATGAGTTCACCGGATGCTACCTTGCAAACAGATACTATTAATTTTGATCGAAATATCCAGCAGGTTTTTTACAATACTAAAGGTACAATTGTAAACAAAGACAATACTCTGGTAAGTAAATCAGGAAGATATTTTGTGGCTGAGAAAAAATTTCAATTCCTTACAGAAGTTACGATTACAAATCCTAAATATGTCATAAAGTCGAATCACTTAGATTATTACAGTAATTCAGGGCATACGTATTTATTTGGCCCTTCGACTATTACAAGTAAAACAAACTACATTTATACCGAAAAAGGTTTTTATGACACCAAGAAAAACCTCGCGCATTTTTTAAGGAAATCGTACATAAAATATGATGACCGACTTATAGAAGGCGATAGTTTGTATTATAATCGAAATATTGAATTTGCCTCGGCAACCCGAAATGTAAAAATTACTGACTCTATCAATAAAGGAATCGTAAAAGGACATTATGCAGAGATTTACAAACTAAAAGATTCGATGTATGTAACTAAAAGAGCCGTAGCCATAAATCTTGTCGAAAAAGATTCGGTTTATATTCACGGACAAAAATTAATGGTGACCGGCAAAGAAGGCGAAAGAATTTTAAGAGCCTTTAAAAATGTTCGTTTCTATAAAATAGATATGAGCGGAAAATGTGATTCTATCCATTCAGACTCTAAGTCTGCATTGACAAAATTAATTGGAAATCCAATTCTCTGGAACGGAGAAAGTCAGATTACGGGAGATATAATGCATTTAATTGGCGATAATACAACCAAGAAACTAGATTCCTTAAAAGTCCTCAATAACACTTTTATAGTCTCGCGGGACACCCTCGGCACGGGTTATAATCAGGTCAAGGGCCTCAATTTATTCGGAAAATTCAAAGAAGGAAAATTACATGACGTCGATGTGATTAAAAACACCGAGGTCGTCTATTACATGCGGAATGATGCTAATGAACTCATTGGTATCAATAAAAATGTGAGTAGTAAAATCAATCTTATTTTAGAAAATAATGATATCGAAACCATTACATTCTTCAATAAAGTAGACGGCGATGTTTATCCCGAAGCCGATTTACCCGAAAATGCACGTAAACTAAAAGGCTTAAAATGGCGTGGAGACGAACGAATAAAATCGAAAGATGATATTTTTACCGCGGAAGACAACGAACTCAACGACAAACTCGTCCAGGAAGGAAAAGACCAGGAAGCCAAGGACAAAACCACCCCGATGAAAGTCAGGAAAGAAACCCTTGATTACGACAAGAAGAAACCTGCTGCTAAAACAAGCACGACGAAAGCTGCTACCAAGACCAAGAAGTAG
- a CDS encoding alpha-amylase family glycosyl hydrolase, whose protein sequence is MINKKVFVAGLAATMLFSACKTKDLKMNIIKEEVPTDRKVVVYQVFTRLFGNKNTTNKSWGTIEENGVGKFNDFTDKALHEIKDLGVTYVWYTGVPHHALVRDYKAYGISDDDPEVVKGRAGSPYAVKDYYNVNPDLAVNPANRLQEFEDLIGRTHKAGLKVIIDIVPNHIARKYEGKNNPEGVKDFGADDNVNVEYSRNNNFYYIPNQHFEIPDNDVPLNGEKNALVDGVFDENPAKWTGNGSRKVKPDQNDWYETVKVNYGIRPDGSKDFPELPAGFDQKSYQEHFAFWQDKDVPDSWKKFKSIALYWTAKGVDGFRYDMAEMVPYEFWSYMNSAIKMKNPNAFLLAEVYNPNEYRNYIRLGKMDYLYDKVETYDKLKDVIRGKSSPDGLSDIQKGMTDIEHNMLHFLDNHDEQRLASSEFAGTPERGKPLMVVSTTISTSPTMVYFGQEVGEAGNEDAGFGKPTRTSIFDYIGVPNHQRWMNDGKFDGGQLSESEKNLRDFYKRLLNFSIKSPALMGNFQEIQSVNRHNNSGYDELIYSYVRWSENQKLIVVANFSSEKTSEFELKIPADVISKWNLKDGSYILLDQLYLQSKTYFTVKNGEGIARIKIAPSESFIYEVK, encoded by the coding sequence ATGATAAATAAAAAAGTTTTTGTTGCAGGATTGGCTGCAACCATGCTGTTTTCTGCATGTAAAACCAAAGATTTAAAAATGAATATAATAAAAGAAGAAGTTCCTACTGACAGGAAAGTTGTAGTTTATCAGGTTTTTACACGTTTGTTTGGAAATAAAAACACAACCAATAAATCCTGGGGAACGATTGAAGAAAATGGCGTTGGAAAATTTAATGATTTTACAGATAAAGCACTTCATGAAATAAAAGATTTAGGGGTTACTTATGTTTGGTATACCGGAGTTCCGCATCATGCTTTGGTGAGGGATTATAAGGCTTACGGAATTTCTGATGATGATCCCGAAGTGGTAAAAGGCCGGGCAGGATCTCCTTATGCTGTAAAAGATTATTATAATGTAAATCCTGATTTGGCGGTAAACCCTGCGAACAGATTGCAGGAATTCGAAGATTTGATTGGTCGTACGCACAAAGCAGGTTTGAAAGTTATTATTGATATTGTGCCGAATCATATTGCGAGAAAATATGAAGGGAAAAATAATCCTGAAGGTGTTAAGGATTTTGGTGCTGATGATAATGTAAATGTTGAATACAGCAGAAACAACAATTTTTATTACATCCCAAATCAACATTTTGAAATTCCGGATAATGATGTTCCGTTAAATGGAGAAAAGAATGCGCTTGTTGATGGTGTATTTGATGAAAATCCTGCAAAATGGACCGGAAATGGCTCACGTAAAGTAAAACCGGATCAAAATGACTGGTACGAAACGGTAAAAGTAAATTACGGAATTCGTCCTGATGGTTCTAAAGATTTTCCTGAACTTCCCGCCGGATTTGATCAAAAATCATATCAGGAGCATTTTGCTTTCTGGCAGGATAAAGATGTGCCGGATTCCTGGAAAAAGTTTAAATCGATCGCTTTGTACTGGACAGCAAAAGGTGTTGATGGTTTTCGTTATGACATGGCCGAAATGGTTCCGTATGAGTTTTGGAGTTATATGAACTCGGCTATCAAAATGAAAAATCCGAATGCTTTTTTATTGGCAGAAGTGTATAACCCAAATGAATACCGCAATTATATTCGTTTAGGAAAAATGGATTATTTATATGATAAAGTTGAAACGTATGATAAACTGAAAGATGTTATTCGCGGAAAATCTTCACCTGACGGATTATCGGATATTCAGAAAGGAATGACAGATATCGAACACAATATGCTTCATTTCTTAGACAATCATGACGAACAACGCTTAGCAAGTTCTGAATTTGCAGGAACTCCGGAACGCGGAAAACCCTTAATGGTGGTTTCTACAACGATTAGCACTTCGCCAACAATGGTTTATTTTGGGCAGGAAGTAGGAGAAGCCGGAAATGAAGATGCTGGTTTCGGAAAACCTACAAGAACTTCAATCTTTGATTATATCGGAGTTCCTAATCATCAGCGCTGGATGAATGACGGAAAATTTGATGGCGGACAACTTTCTGAATCAGAAAAAAACCTTCGTGATTTTTATAAACGATTGCTGAATTTCTCTATTAAAAGCCCTGCTTTAATGGGCAATTTTCAGGAAATTCAATCTGTAAATCGTCACAATAATTCTGGTTATGACGAATTAATTTACTCGTATGTTCGTTGGTCTGAAAATCAAAAATTGATTGTTGTGGCGAATTTCTCTTCAGAAAAAACAAGTGAGTTTGAATTGAAAATTCCTGCTGATGTTATTTCTAAATGGAATTTGAAAGATGGTTCCTATATACTTTTAGATCAATTGTATTTGCAAAGTAAAACGTATTTTACGGTAAAGAATGGAGAAGGAATTGCAAGAATAAAAATTGCGCCTTCGGAATCGTTTATTTATGAAGTGAAATAG
- a CDS encoding phosphoheptose isomerase, which produces MNLNLSINTEKKSVFEQIEAELKKENFTIISQDQTRPWGGFFVLDESQAEVFASKFFPHLKMTDIQITNKLSPKILIVAPHKRLSWQYHFRRAEIWKVLAGVVGVKTSATDEEGEIQELAPGSFIKLEKGERHRLIGLETWGIVAEIWQHTNPENPSDEDDIVRVQDDFGR; this is translated from the coding sequence ATGAATTTGAATTTATCCATAAATACCGAAAAAAAGTCTGTTTTTGAACAAATTGAAGCAGAATTAAAAAAAGAAAACTTCACCATTATCAGTCAGGATCAAACAAGGCCTTGGGGAGGATTTTTTGTACTTGACGAATCGCAGGCTGAGGTTTTTGCTTCAAAATTCTTTCCGCATCTTAAAATGACAGACATTCAGATTACAAATAAATTGAGTCCGAAAATTCTAATTGTTGCACCTCACAAACGTTTATCCTGGCAATATCATTTTCGAAGAGCCGAAATCTGGAAAGTTCTCGCTGGTGTTGTAGGAGTTAAAACTAGTGCAACAGATGAAGAAGGAGAAATTCAGGAATTGGCTCCCGGATCTTTTATTAAATTAGAAAAAGGAGAACGTCATCGTTTAATTGGCTTAGAAACTTGGGGAATTGTCGCTGAAATTTGGCAACATACCAATCCGGAAAATCCTTCTGATGAAGATGATATTGTTAGGGTACAAGATGATTTTGGAAGATAA